A genomic region of Limnohabitans curvus contains the following coding sequences:
- a CDS encoding DUF2789 domain-containing protein — protein MNQSYHRFTELFLQLGLPSDVDGIKHFLENHSPLDPSIRLENAPFWTQAQSTLLRDEILQDADWAEVIDQLNAALRRGKQ, from the coding sequence ATGAATCAAAGCTACCACCGCTTTACTGAACTCTTTTTGCAGTTGGGTCTGCCATCCGATGTTGATGGCATAAAACATTTTCTAGAGAACCATAGCCCACTTGACCCATCTATTCGTTTGGAAAACGCGCCCTTTTGGACGCAGGCGCAATCTACCCTGCTACGTGATGAAATACTCCAGGACGCAGACTGGGCCGAAGTTATTGATCAGCTGAATGCGGCCCTACGGCGAGGAAAGCAATGA